In the genome of Halorubrum sp. BV1, one region contains:
- a CDS encoding CopG family ribbon-helix-helix protein: MGDKKRISATLDPEIVERIDAFAERESRNRSQALENLARENLDEEGARRRESESSSTGAATQIVGNVVALSLLLTTVAGAVAVAVPGTTGAALPVAIAGAAWMGVSLTVLLTGRARRLDEYLEERANREQNGENTENTVAADGGVEA, translated from the coding sequence ATGGGAGACAAGAAGCGCATAAGCGCGACTCTTGACCCCGAAATCGTCGAACGCATCGATGCGTTCGCCGAACGGGAGAGTAGGAACAGAAGTCAGGCCCTCGAGAACCTCGCCCGGGAGAACCTCGACGAGGAAGGTGCCCGCCGGCGGGAGTCCGAGAGTTCCTCGACCGGGGCGGCGACGCAGATCGTGGGGAACGTCGTCGCGCTCTCGCTGCTCCTCACGACGGTGGCCGGCGCGGTCGCGGTGGCGGTCCCCGGAACGACTGGAGCCGCGCTCCCGGTCGCCATCGCCGGCGCTGCGTGGATGGGAGTCTCGCTGACCGTGCTGCTGACCGGTCGCGCCCGCCGCTTGGACGAGTACCTCGAAGAGCGAGCGAACCGCGAACAGAACGGCGAGAACACCGAGAACACCGTCGCTGCGGACGGTGGAGTGGAGGCCTAA
- a CDS encoding recombinase family protein translates to MSSAVGYTRLSQESDTSIDRQKRHIRAYADENGLTLEAIYDDGERSSGFDESREEYQRVRERVQSGEIAAVVVNDKRRLARDFDETMRLVLDLRENDVEAHTFQEGRLDLSDPVQAAVEVLQAASEHEAKKKEIERAREAVQERIQNGYDHGRPPIGFRFDDAGERWVPDREGRFTDVVEAIRMVDDGATYRDVEEELGIAPSTMSGVMDRRDRYLQEVDPA, encoded by the coding sequence ATGAGTAGCGCCGTCGGGTACACCCGGCTCTCCCAGGAGTCGGACACGTCCATCGACCGCCAGAAGCGCCACATCCGCGCGTACGCCGACGAGAACGGCCTCACGCTCGAAGCTATCTACGACGACGGCGAACGCTCCTCGGGCTTCGACGAGAGCCGAGAGGAGTACCAGCGCGTCCGGGAGCGCGTGCAGTCCGGAGAGATCGCGGCGGTCGTCGTCAACGACAAGCGCCGCCTCGCTCGGGACTTCGACGAGACGATGCGCCTCGTCCTCGATCTCCGCGAGAACGACGTCGAGGCGCACACCTTCCAGGAGGGACGCCTCGACCTCTCCGACCCGGTACAGGCCGCCGTCGAGGTCCTCCAGGCCGCCAGCGAGCACGAGGCGAAGAAGAAGGAGATCGAGCGCGCCCGGGAGGCCGTCCAGGAGCGCATCCAGAACGGGTACGACCACGGCCGGCCACCCATCGGGTTCCGGTTCGACGACGCCGGCGAGCGGTGGGTGCCGGACCGAGAGGGACGGTTCACCGACGTGGTCGAGGCGATCCGGATGGTCGATGACGGTGCGACCTACCGCGACGTCGAGGAGGAGCTGGGCATCGCGCCCTCGACGATGTCGGGCGTGATGGACCGCCGCGACCGCTACCTCCAGGAGGTCGATCCGGCTTGA